Proteins from one Neodiprion fabricii isolate iyNeoFabr1 chromosome 5, iyNeoFabr1.1, whole genome shotgun sequence genomic window:
- the LOC124182689 gene encoding 5'-3' exoribonuclease 2 homolog isoform X2 yields the protein MGVPAFFRWLTRKYPSVIVECIEQKATTTNGVRVPVNSADPNPNGVEFDNLYLDMNGIIHPCTHPEDKPAPKNEDEMMDAIFECIDRLFAIVRPRKLLYMAIDGVAPRAKMNQQRSRRFRASKETTEKITEISRIRSELALKGAFLPPEKPKGDHFDSNCITPGTPFMARLSACLHYYIHERLNNDPGWRGIKVILSDANVPGEGEHKIMDYIRKQRSQPDHDPNTQHVLCGADADLIMLGLATHEPNFTIIREEFKPNKPRPCDICGQLGHEMKDCTGSEPVAKEEENMFGSECQFIFVRLNVLREYLERELQMPNLPFKYDFERAIDDWVFMCFFVGNDFLPHLPSLEIREGAIDRLVNLYKKTVYKTGGFLTDSGDVNLDRVQMIMSDLGNVEDEIFKKRQQNELSFKQREKNKKKRLEAISNYKPNWVPAGQFAPTPLGQATQPVQNARHEAFQMRMQGRNYNTSATERALKGTNATNALESMLLPEGSGNRGQKRKTDNVTTEEADDDQAHDEVRLWEDGFKDRYYESKFDVSKDNLAFRNNVALQYVRGLCWVLRYYYQGCASWKWYFPYHYAPFASDFINIGGLSTEFEKDTVPFRPLEQLMGVFPAASSSHVPPPWAKLMSDPKSPIIDFYPEDFKIDLNGKKFAWQGVALLPFVDEKRLFKALEPYYSCLSEAEKKRNVRGDDRLYVSLDNKSYDFITGLYKNKVDSDVETNICVDGMRGTVLLAEDCIGDGATLNSPIGGLPVRDNRVYCVRFRDPKYQKDFIFPAKKLKGAKEPPKVLKPQDFEQMNRASGGGGGNQWRPQIGFTPSTQRATLGDAGHRMLGHHRSNNGPGQYAYVPPPQVGYHQNRDGILRYFGSEYGPVVRSGLPVVVTGTSLIVSRGEIRSGLQTAKPWQLDPCCALHGAGGTGEFAK from the exons ATGGGTGTACCGGCATTCTTTCGTTGGCTCACTCGAAAATATCCGTCAGTTATAGTGGAATGCATCGAGcaaaag gcAACCACAACAAACGGGGTCCGTGTACCCGTCAATTCCGCCGATCCTAACCCCAACGGGGTAGAATTTGACAATTTATATCTTGATATGAATGGTATTATTCATCCATGCACGCATCCTGAGGATAA GCCAGCTCCAAAAAATGAAGACGAAATGATGGATGCTATTTTTGAATGCATAGATAGATTATTTGCTATTGTACGACCAAGGAAATTACTATACATGGCGATTGACGGTGTT GCACCGAGAGCAAAAATGAATCAGCAGAGGTCCAGGCGATTCCGAGCGTCTAAAGAAacaactgaaaaaattactgaaataaGTAGGATACGCTCAGAACTAGCTCTTAAGGGTGCATTTTTACCTCCCGAGAAACCCAAGGGGGACCACTTTGACAGTAATTGTATTACGCCT gGTACACCTTTCATGGCGAGATTATCTGCTTGTCTACATTACTACATTCACGAACGATTAAACAATGATCCTGGATGGCGTGGCATCAAGGTTATTCTTAGTGACGCAAATGTTCCTGGAGAAGGAGAACATAAAATTATGGACTACATCCGGAAGCAACGGA GCCAACCAGATCACGATCCAAATACGCAGCACGTTTTGTGCGGAGCAGACGCGGACTTGATAATGTTGGGATTGGCGACACATGAACCGAACTTCACGATTATCAGAGAAGAGTTTAAACCGAATAAGCCAAGACCATGCGATATTTGTGGCCAATTGGGTCATGAAATGAAAGATTGCACAGGCTCGGAGCCAGTCGCGAAGGAGGAAGAGAATATGTTTGGATCCGAGTGCCAATTTATATTCGTCAGATTAAACGTACTTCGAGAGTATTTGGAACGAGAGTTACAAATGCCTAATTTGCCTTTTAAGTACGATTTTGAACGTGCGATTGACGATTGGGTCTTCATGTGCTTCTTTGTAGGAAATGATTTTCTGCCGCATCTTCCGTCGCTTGAAATCAGAGAAGGTGCCATAGATAGATTAGTCAATTTATACAAGAAGACTGTGTACAAAACAGGG GGCTTTCTGACCGACAGCGGTGATGTGAATCTTGACAGAGTTCAAATGATAATGTCTGATCTTGGAAACGTTGAAGatgagatttttaaaaaacgacAACAAAATGAATTGTCTTTCAAACAACgagagaaaaacaagaaaaaaaggcTGGAGGCTATCAGCAATTACAAACCCAATTGGGTTCCTGCTGGACAATTTGCTCCAACT cCCTTGGGTCAAGCGACGCAGCCCGTACAAAACGCTCGCCATGAAGCATTCCAAATGCGAATGCAGGGTAGAAATTACAACACGAGCGCTACAGAGAGAGCGTTGAAAGGAACGAACGCCACCAATGCTTTAGAGAGTATGCTTCTGCCAGAG GGATCGGGCAACAGAGGTCAGAAGCGAAAGACCGACAATGTAACAACGGAGGAAGCTGACGACGATCAAGCTCACGACGAAGTAAGACTATGGGAAGATGGATTCAAAGATCGATACTATGAGTCCAAATTCGACGTTTCCAAAGATAATCTGGCTTTCag gaATAATGTCGCACTCCAATACGTACGCGGCCTTTGTTGGGTACTTCGCTATTATTACCAAGGTTGTGCATCTTGGAAATGGTATTTTCCTTACCATTACGCTCCATTTGCCAGTGACTTCATCAACATAGGTGGACTGTCGACAGAATTTGAAAAGGACACAGTTCCA TTTCGACCACTGGAACAATTGATGGGAGTTTTTCCTGCTGCGAGTAGCTCCCATGTTCCTCCCCCATGGGCAAAATTGATGAGCGATCCG AAATCTCCAATCATAGATTTTTATCCTGAAGATTTTAAAATCGACTTGAATGGAAAGAAATTTGCCTGGCAAGGAGTTGCTCTATTGCCATTTGTCGACGAAAAGAGATTGTTCAAAGCTCTTGAGCCTTACTATTCGTGTCTTAGCGAAGCAGAAA aaAAACGTAACGTCAGAGGTGACGATCGATTGTATGTCAGCCTCGACAATAAGAGCTACGATTTTATAACTGgactgtataaaaataaagtagACTCTGATGTGGAAACTAACATATGCGTCGATGGCATGCGCGGAACAGTTTTACTGGCAGAGGATTGCATTGGAGATGGTGCTACGTTAAATTCCCCGATCGGAGGATTACCAGTACGAGACAATCGAGTTTACTG cgtgagaTTTCGAGATCCGAAGTATCAGAAGGATTTCATATTCCCAGCAAAGAAACTCAAAGGTGCCAAAGAGCCTCCTAAAGTTTTGAAACCTCAGGACTTTGAACAGATGAATCGAGCaagtggtggtggtggtggaaaTCAGTGGCGTCCACAAATTGGATTCACACCTTCAACGCAGAGGGCTACTCTTGGAGACGCAGGTCATCGAATGCTAGG GCATCACAGAAGCAACAATGGTCCTGGACAATACGCTTATGTTCCCCCTCCGCAGGTTGGATACCATCAAAATCGTG ATGGGATCCTTCGATATTTCGGATCCGAATACGGGCCCGTTGTACGAAGTGGTTTACCCGTTGTTGTCACCGGCACGAGTCTAATTGTCAGCCGAGGAGAAATCCGCTCGGGTCTGCAGACGGCAAAGCCGTGGCAACTTGATCCTTGCTGTGCTTTGCACGGTGCAGGAGGTACAGGGGAGTTTGCGAAATGA